attttttattttagattttttttttttttaaacatatcacATGCTGCGTTACTTAAACAATTTGTAATGGCTAGGCTTTACTGCTAAGCATGAAACTTAAGCATCTCATGCCAAGTCATGTTAAGCATGACTTATAATAGGCAACCTACAGTGACTATATGGAGCTCAACATATACTTTATGGATTAAAGGCAATTAACACCTGAATTAAATTGGTAGTCAAACAATAaattcattttgttgttgtagtaTCTGGACACATAAGTAACACTGTTCTAGGAGATTAACAGTTACATATTACGTGAAATTCcataaaataaattgttttcaaattaaaattaaaaaaaatatataaaattcaggcattcaaattcaaatcataaatactttttctgttttgttttcattaattattttatcttagCTAACAGGTAGTGAAACGAAAGCCCCCattattaaaatttaaatataatgAAATCTTGAGTAGCTTTCCTCCTCCGGGTCTTTGCTCTGCCCCTCAGCCAAAGGTTTCCGGTGCGTCATCAGTGTGATTTTCCGGTGAAGCTCCCAACACGCAGACATGCCTGTAAGTACCACCACGGCTTTCATAGTAGCCATCAGTCGGTAAAAAGTGTTTTGACGGGGATAATTTATCACTATGTAACACTGTATTTAGTTTTCTTGCCAACAATGTTTTTACATTGCTGTTATGTAAACGTGAGGACGGGAAAATGGGCGCAATATGGCGAAACACGTGTGCAACAAAGCAGCCCACGCGGGCTCTCTGTCTGTACACCAGTCACATGTTGAGTTTTTCGCAGGGTTTGAACTCAATTTTCAAAGATATCGTTGCACATTCTCTGAGTACAATCACTGTACAGCTCAGAAACATTTTGTCCATTTCgttttagtacttttactttcatttcatcGTGTTTCCTCCTTTTGAAAGCTGTAAAATGATCCCGACCTTTGCGTCCTGTTATCATGATGTAAAGTTGACAACTCTTATCAGAGCTGTTATGTTTGATTTCCTTCCAGCTTGCAAAGGATCTGTTGCACCCGAGCTccgaggaggagaagaggagtcACAAGAAGAAACGACTTGTTCAGAGCCCTAACTCCTATTTTATGGATGTCAAATGTCCAGGTCAGTTTGTTCACGTGGCAGCATGGCCAAAAACCCTCACTGATCATTTAGATAATGGAGGGAAATTAATGCTCAAAGTACACAAGTATCATGCCTAAATACAACTTCATATTAAGGTATTGAGACTTCAGACTTATTTGAGGGAAATTTACCTCCAAGTTAATATACTGGAGTATGAAGTAATGGAGAAAGTTTTGGGCACAAACACAAATAGAGGTTACACAGGGTGTccacaggtccttaaaaagtctaaaaatgtcttaaattaaatgttacaacaataaggccttaaaagtcattaaataataaCTATGACACACATTTTGTGTAATTCCACATATCCATTTCTATATTTCTGAAGCCTTTCTgtgtaaaagtccacatttctgatgttacaaatctgtaatttatatattttatacatgTATAATACTTGCCTGCAATGTTTatataagtaaaacatgatttgtccaaaaatctgtcctaaatttggcTAAAAGGTGTCTTGAACGGGTCTTAAAAAGCATGAAATGTGACTGTCTGATACCTGAAGACACCCTGTTACAACCAGGACTACTCTATTACTCTACTCTATTGGTATTTCAATTTAAAGACTTGATACTGGGCTTTCAACTTAATTGCTTATTCTCAGTTGTTATTttgataattttatttatttaatgagaTGAAACAGATCTCCCCTAGCTACATTacttacaaaaatattttttaatatatttgccTTTATGTGTTGCCCTTTCATTGTTCCCTTAGTGATTGGGGTGTCAAATAAGGCATACAATAACACTTGTGACTGTCTGTTAAATGAGTTTCAAGTGACTCCTTTAAACAAACAGCTGCAAGGACACGTAAGGAATCGAGGACCTTTGATTACGCAATAGTTATTTTAACAGCTGGCTGTTCTCAGTGTAACGctgatttgtgtctgtgtgttgtctgCAGGTTGCTACAAGATCACCACAGTTTTCAGTCATGCTCAGACTGTAGTGCTGTGTGTCGGCTGTTCCACGGTGCTCTGCCAGCCTACAGGAGGGAAAGCTCGCCTTACAGAAGGTAAGCAGCGTGCAAAGTGGAACAACCGTCTACCTGTTAAATATACATGTCACATGACACGTACAAagctttaaaaatgcatacagaTACATGCTGTAGATGTCAGGCGACAGCATGGAAGGTTCTACTCTATTCGTGAGTGCGAGTGTTAGGCATGTTTTAATAATAGATAATTCAATATTTAAACTTGTgggtttttgaaaaacactaatTGAATAGCACACGACAAAGGCATATGAACACTACATCTCTACAGAGACTTAAAACTGAGACCTGAATACAGTCTGTACCCATGTCTGTAAGACCCAACCTTGTTAAACCTGACAAATACTAGACAGttcaccccccccccaaaaaaagaagtattttttgttcttatctctagtgctatttatcaatctggattgttttggagTGAGTtaccaagtgttggagatattggctgcagagatgtctgccaaatataatggaactagacggCACTCAGCTTTTGGTACCTCAAAGCGccaaaagaatttttttttgaaaaactcaacaacaatgtctctttctagaaatcatgacccggttactcaagataaaccccagaccttgttgtgagcagcttcatgtaggaactatttacTTTCTACAGAGCTACACCCGGTAACtatatcaccacacagaaggaagtgtgcatctactcgtgtacgagaggcttgtgctcgtgaTAGCGCAAGATATAAATATTAATAGCGTCCTCTTCGGCTGGACTGTCACGTGAGCTGGCGGTAGATGCATGGTTTCTTCTCTGAGATGgtgcagttggtgggtgtagtttggtagacagaaaatgGTTCCCaagtgaaactgctcacaaccaggtctgtggattatcttgactcaccgggtcatgatttctggaaagaggcagtgcagttgagtttttcaaaggtttttttttttggcactttgagcaccaaaagctgagtgccatcgagctacattatattcaagagaaggcagacatctctacggctgcatctccaacactcagcaactaaCACCAAAATAATTGAGACTGATTAAtagcacaacaggtaagagggaaaatctgcctttttgatttttggatgaACTGTCTCCTAAGACCCAAAACTATAATTCTGCTTTGTCACCCATCACTGAGAGTTAGCCTGCCAGGCTAATGCATCATATCTACTTGCGACACATGACGTGTATCAAAAAGGATGGATTATCCACCAAATTAAGCAACTTGCCCCAGGGTACCAAAAGCCCCAGGTTCattttgtgttacttttttttggCCTGAGCGCAAAGTTTTAGGCAGCAAAAGTTCCAGAACTCTGTATTTTGTTGGGCCTGTTGGGTAAGCTGTGCACTCCACCTTTTAGTGACACCTACATATTTGCCTTTGTGTTGCCCTTTCATTGTGCTCTTCATGAACAGGGTGTCAACTAAGGCATACAGTGACTCTTGTGGTTGTGACAGAAATTCATCATCATTGATCCATTTCTGCACCGTCAACTGCAAGCACAAATACTTCTTCATTCAGGCATTTGTTTACCTGTCTTTCAGCACGTACAGCAGTAAATAATTTCAGAGTGGCTCATATGTCATTTCTGATAAAAGATGGACACAAATTGCTTCACCGCTCGGTGTACAGTAAAGAAACGCTGATTCTGTGGACAGGATGTTCGTGAAGTGGTTGAGTTTAAGGTCAAGGTTTGTTTTTACTGACGCTTTAACCGTCCCACCCACTCTGTCCTGTGCTCTGCTGCCGTGGTAACCAAGCGCTTCTCAGTGCGCTCTGCTTTGAGTTACTATGGGTGCAGCTGCAACCCTTGGCACTAGAACCACTTGTTTGGAGGTGATTCAGTCTTTGAAAAGGCAGATCGCAACATGAGTTTTAGTGTTCTCTTATCTGTTACATCCTCGTCAGTGAGTCAGTTTATACACCATCCCAATTATAGACTGGCTTTGTACTGGTTAATCCCCTCCCCCTGTTGTTGATGCATTATGTCCACCTAAATTTCTTTATATAAATGTgaaggggacacacacacattcagttgCCAGTTCATTAAGCACGTCACTAAAACTTGTTGACATTTAGACCATTAATATAACAGCAAGCTAGCTCACCTCTGCTGCTTTGCACAGCGCTCTTATTGCAATTACTGCTGATATCGGGAATGGCGTTGTCATGGAAGCGTAGCGCCCACCCTCCGGTTACCCCCTGGTTAACACTATTAGCTATTAACAGTTATTCTTGTGAGTCACtcgaggaaaaaaaatctggttccagcttcttagACATCAAAATTCTCTGGTTTCATGCGTCATTCTCCAGTGTTTTTCAGGCCAAACCATGA
This DNA window, taken from Epinephelus moara isolate mb chromosome 6, YSFRI_EMoa_1.0, whole genome shotgun sequence, encodes the following:
- the rps27.2 gene encoding 40S ribosomal protein S27.2, whose protein sequence is MPLAKDLLHPSSEEEKRSHKKKRLVQSPNSYFMDVKCPGCYKITTVFSHAQTVVLCVGCSTVLCQPTGGKARLTEGCSFRRKQH